One window of Mesorhizobium sp. PAMC28654 genomic DNA carries:
- a CDS encoding ABC transporter substrate-binding protein: protein MTDKNGFFDLSKTGLTRRTALKGLAATAGLITAPGFVRYSQAQSSAPVKIGFQSHRTGIGAAYGRWYEKTTAAAIKAINAAGGINGRPVEVIIEDDGTDPARGAEVVAKFATQHKTDIVFGTLFSHVVIGSAPAAGEAKIPYFVVSEGHHVASTKLNRYVFQPGITDVKSQIQSMAPWISANVGKKVTMIYPDFAFGYDHRNYLPPALKAQGADVIAQIAIPPTESSFTKYFPQIPAETEVIYHVMVGPAVLTFVKELGEFYGSNRPQLFGFIDSLEATDINSPGLEFLDGSHFWEGSPRYTQPDDSAAQKAYRAAVGIDDNGAAVGDPKDVSTAAHMFGCWETLYVVKKAMEDAGYKGPEDRAKLVEATEALTAFAEGPEHPQGAKTFNGKIHQCFGIQNISKVEGGKLKVVHKTKIEDGLYEAEGDYTTQAL from the coding sequence GTGACTGACAAGAATGGGTTCTTCGATCTCTCGAAAACCGGCCTCACCCGCCGCACGGCGCTGAAGGGACTGGCCGCCACCGCTGGCCTGATCACCGCGCCGGGCTTCGTCCGCTATTCCCAGGCGCAGAGCTCGGCGCCGGTCAAGATCGGCTTCCAGTCGCACCGCACCGGTATCGGCGCCGCCTATGGCCGTTGGTATGAAAAGACCACGGCGGCCGCCATCAAGGCGATCAACGCCGCCGGCGGCATCAATGGGCGCCCCGTCGAAGTGATCATCGAGGATGACGGAACCGATCCGGCTCGTGGCGCCGAAGTGGTCGCCAAATTCGCCACCCAGCACAAGACCGACATTGTCTTCGGCACGCTGTTCTCGCATGTCGTGATCGGCTCCGCGCCAGCCGCCGGCGAGGCCAAGATCCCTTACTTCGTCGTTAGCGAAGGTCACCATGTCGCCTCGACCAAACTCAATCGCTACGTCTTCCAGCCCGGCATCACCGACGTGAAGAGCCAGATCCAGTCGATGGCGCCGTGGATATCAGCCAATGTCGGCAAGAAGGTCACCATGATCTACCCGGATTTCGCGTTCGGCTACGACCATCGCAACTACCTGCCGCCGGCGCTGAAGGCGCAGGGCGCTGATGTCATCGCCCAGATCGCCATCCCGCCGACGGAATCGTCCTTCACCAAATACTTCCCGCAAATCCCCGCCGAGACCGAGGTGATCTACCACGTCATGGTCGGCCCGGCGGTGCTCACCTTCGTCAAGGAACTCGGCGAGTTCTACGGCTCCAACCGGCCGCAGCTGTTCGGTTTCATCGATTCGCTCGAAGCCACCGACATCAACAGCCCCGGCCTTGAGTTCCTCGACGGCAGCCATTTCTGGGAGGGCTCGCCGCGCTATACCCAGCCCGATGATTCCGCCGCCCAGAAAGCCTATCGCGCCGCCGTCGGCATCGACGACAATGGCGCGGCCGTCGGCGACCCCAAGGATGTCTCCACCGCCGCTCACATGTTCGGCTGCTGGGAGACACTCTATGTCGTCAAGAAGGCGATGGAAGACGCCGGCTACAAGGGCCCGGAAGACCGCGCCAAGCTGGTCGAGGCGACCGAAGCGCTGACCGCTTTCGCCGAAGGTCCGGAGCATCCGCAGGGCGCAAAAACCTTCAATGGCAAGATCCACCAGTGCTTTGGCATCCAGAACATCTCCAAGGTGGAAGGCGGCAAGCTGAAGGTCGTCCACAAGACCAAGATCGAGGACGGACTTTACGAGGCCGAGGGGGATTACACGACGCAGGCGCTTTAG
- a CDS encoding branched-chain amino acid ABC transporter permease, whose amino-acid sequence MSEASPAKAYALHLGVIALLFVLSFLLPEYYHGLLARIMVLAVFAMGYNMLFGYVGLLSLGHAMFFAAGLYGAGLAVIQLGWNVPAAFAAGLACGVVLSLVIGLLALRTSGVAFMIVTMMFAQVFYLIILYFSSWTGGDQGMVVPQPARVLTFGATSLDLTNPTVRYMSALALFSLVLLVTLAIVRSRYGRVLVAIRENEERTKMLGYDTFSNKLAAVVLSGTICAASGAAYALLFGYVGSNFASIQYSILPLLWVLLGGAATTLGPLIGTLFMYYVIDVTSGYTSAYLLIVGIALILLVLFFPKGILGTVRQRWLGWLP is encoded by the coding sequence ATGAGCGAAGCTTCGCCGGCAAAGGCCTACGCCTTACATCTCGGCGTTATTGCGCTGCTCTTCGTGTTGAGCTTCCTGCTGCCCGAGTACTATCACGGCCTGCTCGCCCGCATCATGGTTCTGGCGGTCTTTGCCATGGGCTACAACATGCTGTTCGGCTATGTCGGCCTGCTCAGCCTCGGCCATGCCATGTTCTTCGCCGCCGGGCTCTATGGCGCCGGCCTTGCCGTCATCCAACTCGGCTGGAACGTGCCGGCGGCATTCGCCGCCGGCCTTGCCTGTGGTGTTGTTCTTTCACTGGTCATTGGCCTGCTGGCGCTGCGCACATCAGGTGTCGCCTTCATGATCGTCACCATGATGTTCGCGCAGGTCTTTTATCTGATCATCCTCTATTTCTCGTCGTGGACCGGCGGCGACCAGGGCATGGTCGTGCCGCAGCCGGCGCGGGTCCTCACCTTCGGCGCGACCTCGCTCGACCTCACCAATCCGACGGTGCGCTACATGAGTGCGCTGGCGCTGTTCTCGCTCGTGCTGCTCGTCACCCTCGCAATCGTTCGTTCGCGATATGGCCGCGTGCTGGTCGCCATCCGCGAGAACGAGGAGCGCACGAAGATGCTGGGATACGACACTTTCTCCAACAAGCTCGCTGCCGTCGTTCTGTCCGGCACCATCTGCGCGGCGTCCGGTGCCGCCTATGCGCTGCTGTTCGGCTATGTCGGTTCGAACTTCGCTTCGATCCAATATTCGATTCTGCCGCTGCTCTGGGTGCTGCTGGGCGGCGCGGCCACGACGCTTGGACCACTGATCGGCACGCTGTTCATGTACTATGTCATCGACGTCACCAGCGGCTACACCTCCGCCTATCTGCTGATCGTCGGCATAGCGCTGATCCTTCTGGTGCTGTTTTTCCCCAAGGGTATTCTTGGCACCGTCCGGCAACGCTGGCTGGGGTGGCTGCCATGA
- the gcvA gene encoding transcriptional regulator GcvA gives MAKRLPPLNPLRAFEATARHASLTKAASELSVTHGAISHQIKALEQSLGVKLFERAGQRLKLTSHGAELLPAVSAAFDGIAAATQRMTRPASTGALSVSCVPALLSLWMIPRLGSFTSQYPDVRLTLIPSNDGRDIRAAHIDLCLHYGDGGWTDCWMRKWSGLELFPVVSPTLINNRPIRAVRDLADHVFLHGDDGREWHTWLAAADGLDLERGRRHYLGDARMATEAAVHGHGVALGDTVTASALLARGLLIAPFSLSVPAVDDFYVVCRNEMKSTPIVQVFIDWLFAEKALDDGRVGAPVAGRIGARRKRPALRVVGARTGS, from the coding sequence ATGGCCAAGCGTCTGCCTCCCCTCAATCCGTTGCGCGCCTTCGAGGCGACGGCGCGCCATGCTTCGCTGACCAAGGCGGCAAGTGAGCTGAGCGTGACCCATGGCGCCATCAGCCACCAGATCAAGGCGCTCGAACAATCGCTCGGCGTCAAGCTGTTCGAGCGCGCCGGCCAGCGGCTGAAACTCACATCGCACGGCGCTGAATTGCTGCCGGCGGTATCCGCGGCCTTCGACGGCATCGCCGCCGCCACCCAGCGCATGACAAGGCCGGCCAGCACCGGTGCCCTGTCGGTGTCCTGCGTGCCGGCGCTGCTGTCGCTGTGGATGATCCCGCGACTGGGCAGCTTCACGTCCCAATATCCGGATGTCCGGCTGACACTCATTCCGTCCAACGATGGCAGGGATATCCGTGCCGCGCATATCGACCTCTGCCTGCATTATGGCGACGGCGGCTGGACCGACTGCTGGATGCGCAAATGGTCGGGTCTCGAGCTGTTTCCCGTGGTCAGCCCGACGCTGATCAACAACCGCCCGATACGCGCCGTGCGCGATCTTGCCGACCACGTATTCCTGCATGGCGACGATGGCCGCGAATGGCACACCTGGCTGGCCGCCGCCGACGGGCTCGACCTCGAACGCGGCCGCCGCCATTATCTCGGCGACGCGCGCATGGCGACGGAAGCCGCCGTTCATGGCCACGGTGTGGCGCTTGGCGATACGGTGACGGCGAGCGCGCTGCTTGCCAGGGGATTGCTGATCGCCCCCTTCAGCCTGTCGGTGCCGGCTGTCGACGACTTCTATGTCGTCTGTCGCAATGAGATGAAATCGACGCCGATCGTGCAGGTCTTCATCGATTGGCTGTTCGCGGAGAAAGCGCTTGATGACGGCCGCGTCGGCGCGCCGGTGGCAGGCCGGATCGGTGCCCGCCGGAAGCGGCCGGCGCTCAGGGTCGTCGGCGCCAGGACCGGCTCCTGA
- a CDS encoding sodium:proton antiporter, with protein sequence MAVAAIAVATLVPEQAFAAEEHGLPGASMSLWWALPFAGLLLSIATGPLLFHHVWEHHYGKISALWAALVIVPLAWAFGIPSASEAVLHALLTEYMSFIILLFALFTISGGILVAGNIHGTPLINAGLLLVGALLASVIGTTGASMILIRPIIRANDNRPFNAHVVVFFIFLVSNIGGSLTPLGDPPLFVGFLRGVDFFWTTANLYRETLFVGGVVLAVFLIIDIILHRREAGAPKIKDPTPDSKIRLRGLPNIPLLAGVIAAILLSATWKPGVSFSIQGVTVELQNLVRDAIILALAFISLAISRKEYREANGFNWGPIVEVAKLFAGIFICIVPVVAILRAGHEGALAPLVALVTSAQGTPNDLAYFWLTGALSSFLDNAPTYLVFFELAGGDARHLMTELASTLAAISAGAVFMGANTYIGNAPNFMVYAIARQRGVNMPSFFAYMLWSGLVLIPTFVVAGFLFFR encoded by the coding sequence ATGGCGGTCGCTGCGATCGCTGTCGCAACGCTGGTTCCGGAACAGGCTTTCGCGGCGGAAGAACACGGCCTTCCCGGTGCCTCGATGTCGCTTTGGTGGGCACTGCCTTTCGCCGGCCTGCTGCTGTCGATCGCCACTGGCCCGCTGCTGTTCCATCATGTCTGGGAGCACCACTACGGCAAGATATCGGCACTGTGGGCAGCGCTGGTGATCGTGCCGCTGGCATGGGCCTTTGGCATTCCCTCTGCAAGCGAGGCAGTGCTGCATGCGCTACTCACCGAATACATGTCGTTCATCATTCTGCTGTTCGCACTGTTCACCATTTCGGGCGGCATTCTGGTGGCCGGCAACATCCACGGCACGCCGCTGATCAATGCCGGACTGCTGCTGGTTGGCGCGCTCTTGGCCTCGGTGATCGGCACGACGGGCGCTTCGATGATCCTGATCCGGCCGATCATCCGCGCCAACGATAACCGGCCGTTCAATGCCCATGTCGTCGTCTTCTTCATCTTCCTCGTCTCCAACATCGGCGGGTCGCTGACCCCGCTGGGTGACCCGCCGCTGTTCGTCGGGTTCCTGCGTGGCGTCGACTTCTTCTGGACGACAGCCAACCTCTACCGGGAGACGCTGTTCGTCGGCGGCGTCGTGCTGGCGGTATTCCTGATCATCGACATCATCCTGCACCGGCGCGAGGCGGGAGCGCCGAAGATCAAGGACCCGACGCCGGATTCGAAGATACGCCTCCGTGGCCTGCCCAACATCCCGCTGCTTGCTGGCGTGATCGCCGCCATCCTGCTGTCGGCGACCTGGAAACCCGGTGTGAGCTTTTCCATCCAGGGCGTTACCGTCGAACTGCAGAACCTGGTGCGCGATGCCATCATTCTGGCGCTCGCCTTCATCTCGCTGGCCATCTCGCGCAAGGAGTATCGCGAGGCGAACGGTTTCAACTGGGGGCCGATCGTCGAGGTGGCGAAACTGTTTGCCGGCATCTTCATCTGCATCGTGCCGGTCGTCGCCATTCTGAGGGCCGGCCATGAGGGGGCGCTGGCGCCGCTGGTCGCCCTCGTCACCTCCGCGCAGGGAACACCCAACGACCTCGCCTATTTCTGGCTGACCGGGGCGCTGTCGTCCTTCCTCGACAATGCGCCGACCTATCTGGTGTTCTTCGAACTGGCCGGCGGCGATGCGCGGCACCTGATGACGGAGCTTGCTTCGACATTGGCGGCGATCTCGGCGGGCGCCGTGTTCATGGGCGCCAACACCTATATCGGCAATGCGCCCAACTTCATGGTGTATGCCATCGCCCGGCAGCGCGGCGTCAACATGCCGAGCTTCTTCGCCTACATGCTGTGGTCCGGACTGGTGCTGATCCCGACATTCGTCGTCGCGGGCTTTTTGTTCTTCCGCTGA
- a CDS encoding branched-chain amino acid ABC transporter permease, translating to MHFGPHLLLATLEGLVTSAVLALTALGLSLVFGVMRVVNVAHGEFFMLGAVLAWAITTAIGGHPALGFLAALVIAPLIVGAIALVAERLVLRRLNYNPEATIVATIGMLYIIQQLALTFYGPEARPVQPPFTYRILLPWFGYSGYKLSIIAASALLLIATWLVLTRTKIGLIMRATQYDSETAQAFGIPVGRVYGGVFALGAMLAAIAGVLIVPISQAHYLMGQDPLLLSFIVVIIGGLGSLRGTVVAAVLIGMSDGIISMFFSPTLAKIIATLLVAMVLVFRPQGLFGTQAR from the coding sequence ATGCACTTCGGGCCCCATCTCCTCCTCGCCACCCTCGAAGGCCTCGTCACATCGGCCGTGCTGGCGCTGACGGCGCTTGGCTTGTCGCTGGTGTTCGGCGTCATGCGCGTGGTCAATGTCGCCCATGGCGAGTTCTTCATGCTCGGCGCCGTGCTCGCCTGGGCGATCACCACGGCCATCGGTGGCCACCCCGCGCTAGGCTTCCTGGCAGCGCTGGTGATTGCGCCACTGATCGTCGGCGCCATTGCGCTGGTCGCCGAACGGCTGGTGCTGCGCCGGCTCAACTACAATCCGGAAGCCACCATCGTCGCCACCATCGGCATGCTCTACATCATCCAGCAACTGGCGCTGACCTTCTACGGTCCGGAGGCGCGCCCCGTGCAGCCGCCCTTCACCTATCGCATCCTGCTGCCCTGGTTCGGCTATTCCGGCTACAAGCTGTCGATCATCGCTGCCTCCGCGCTGCTGCTGATCGCGACATGGCTGGTGCTGACCCGCACGAAGATCGGCCTCATCATGCGCGCCACCCAATATGACAGCGAGACGGCGCAGGCCTTCGGCATTCCCGTGGGTCGCGTCTATGGCGGCGTCTTCGCGCTCGGCGCCATGCTGGCGGCCATTGCTGGCGTGCTGATCGTGCCGATCAGCCAGGCGCATTACCTGATGGGGCAGGACCCGCTGCTCCTGTCGTTCATCGTCGTCATTATCGGGGGTCTTGGTTCGCTGCGCGGCACCGTCGTCGCCGCCGTGCTGATCGGGATGTCCGACGGCATCATCTCGATGTTCTTCTCACCGACATTGGCCAAGATCATCGCAACGCTCCTCGTGGCCATGGTGCTGGTGTTCCGGCCGCAAGGCCTGTTCGGGACACAGGCTCGATGA
- a CDS encoding ABC transporter ATP-binding protein yields MMPLLTTRGLSRNFGGLRAVDGVDFALMPGEIRAVIGPNGAGKTTFVSLVSGRIQPSSGMIVFDGADITSLPAYVRVRQGIAYTFQITSVFANLTAYDNVALPVQRTLSDGRSKDAVRAGVMAALERTGLADRAHTPAGQLSYGHQRLLEVAMGLALKPRLLILDEPTQGLADSEIDGFITLVREIAVSATVLLIEHNMPVVMQLADRITVFNAGRILAEGTPEAIRENAAVQDAYLGTAP; encoded by the coding sequence ATGATGCCGCTGCTGACCACCAGGGGCCTGTCGCGCAATTTCGGCGGCCTGCGCGCTGTCGACGGCGTCGATTTCGCGCTGATGCCCGGCGAGATCCGCGCTGTCATCGGCCCGAACGGCGCTGGCAAGACCACCTTCGTGAGCCTTGTCAGCGGCCGCATCCAGCCGTCGTCAGGCATGATCGTCTTTGATGGCGCGGATATTACCAGCCTGCCGGCCTATGTCCGGGTCCGCCAGGGCATCGCCTACACATTCCAGATCACCAGCGTGTTCGCCAACCTCACCGCCTACGATAATGTCGCGCTGCCGGTGCAGCGGACCCTGAGTGATGGCCGCTCGAAGGATGCGGTGCGTGCCGGCGTCATGGCGGCGCTGGAACGCACCGGTCTTGCCGACCGTGCCCATACGCCGGCCGGGCAGTTGTCCTACGGTCACCAGCGACTGCTGGAAGTGGCGATGGGCCTGGCGCTGAAGCCGCGCCTGCTGATCCTCGACGAGCCGACGCAGGGCCTGGCCGACAGCGAGATCGACGGTTTCATCACCCTGGTGCGCGAGATCGCGGTGAGTGCCACCGTGCTCCTGATCGAGCACAACATGCCCGTTGTCATGCAACTTGCCGACCGCATCACCGTCTTCAACGCCGGCAGGATCCTGGCCGAAGGCACGCCCGAGGCGATCCGCGAAAACGCGGCGGTTCAGGACGCCTATCTGGGGACAGCCCCATGA
- a CDS encoding FAD binding domain-containing protein, with protein sequence MIRYAKPTMVDEALALLGDGAWRILAGGTDFYPAQGTKPFRDDVLDINGLAELRGIVETDDHFVIGARTTWTDIIRHPLPPAFDALKQAAREVGSVQIQNVASIAGNLCNASPAADGVPGLLVLDAEVELRSVMTTRHLPLQDFILGNRRTALQRGEMVAAIRVPKPATTGMSAFVKLGARRYLVISIAMVAARLVVEHGTVIEAAVAVGSCSAVAKRLVGVESALRGLAADGGLADAVLSAPIAELSPIADVRGSAEYRLDAVREIVARAVLQASGQMSDPGMVAA encoded by the coding sequence GTGATCCGTTACGCGAAACCCACCATGGTCGACGAAGCGCTCGCTTTGCTTGGCGATGGCGCGTGGCGCATTCTTGCTGGTGGCACCGATTTCTATCCCGCTCAGGGCACAAAGCCGTTTCGCGATGATGTCCTCGACATCAACGGTCTCGCTGAATTGCGCGGCATCGTCGAGACGGATGACCATTTTGTCATCGGCGCTCGCACGACCTGGACCGACATCATCCGCCATCCCTTGCCGCCGGCTTTCGATGCGCTGAAACAGGCGGCACGGGAAGTTGGTTCAGTGCAAATCCAGAATGTCGCTTCCATCGCCGGCAATCTCTGCAATGCATCGCCAGCCGCCGACGGCGTGCCTGGCCTGCTCGTCCTCGACGCTGAGGTCGAACTGCGGTCGGTGATGACGACACGTCATCTGCCGCTGCAGGATTTCATTCTCGGAAACCGCCGCACAGCCCTGCAGCGCGGCGAGATGGTCGCCGCCATCCGCGTGCCGAAGCCTGCGACCACCGGTATGTCTGCTTTCGTCAAGCTTGGCGCGCGGCGCTATCTCGTCATTTCGATCGCGATGGTCGCGGCCCGCCTAGTTGTGGAGCACGGAACTGTTATTGAAGCGGCCGTCGCCGTCGGTTCCTGTTCCGCGGTGGCCAAGCGGCTTGTCGGTGTCGAGTCCGCGTTGCGCGGGCTGGCAGCGGACGGCGGACTCGCCGATGCGGTCCTGTCGGCGCCGATAGCTGAGTTGTCACCGATAGCCGACGTGCGTGGCAGCGCGGAGTATAGGCTCGATGCCGTGCGCGAGATTGTTGCCCGCGCCGTGCTGCAAGCCTCCGGACAGATGAGCGACCCTGGGATGGTGGCGGCATGA
- the pncB gene encoding nicotinate phosphoribosyltransferase, which yields MARTDIARRVYNHTWKLDPIVRSLLDTDFYKLLMLQMIWGMYPKVDATFSLINRTTSVRLADEIDEGELREQLDHARTLRFSKKEMIWLGGNNFYGRKQIFEPEFLAWLENFRLPEYELSRRDGQYELTFGGPWMYTTLWEIPALAIINELRSRAAMRALGPFALDVLYARAKAKMWAKTERLKALPGIRISDFGTRRRHSFLWQRWCVEALKEGIGDAFTGTSNVLLAMDNDLEALGTNAHELPMVFAALANSEKELKQSPYKVLQDWQRYYGGNLLIVLPDAFGTASFLRDAPDWVADWTGFRPDSAPPIEGGEKIISWWREKGRDPLQKLLIFSDGLEVETIEETYRHFKGKVRMSFGWGTNLTNDFEGCAPTETNRLDAISLVCKVTEANGRPAVKLSDNPAKATGDEKEIERYLRIFGEKDRVKQLVKV from the coding sequence ATGGCAAGGACCGATATAGCGCGGCGCGTCTACAATCATACCTGGAAGCTAGACCCGATCGTCCGCAGCCTGCTCGACACCGATTTCTACAAGCTTCTGATGCTGCAGATGATCTGGGGCATGTATCCCAAGGTCGACGCCACATTCTCGTTGATCAATCGCACCACTTCGGTCCGACTTGCCGACGAGATCGACGAAGGCGAGCTGCGGGAACAGCTGGATCATGCCCGCACGCTGCGGTTCAGCAAGAAGGAGATGATATGGCTGGGCGGCAACAATTTCTATGGCCGCAAGCAGATCTTCGAGCCGGAGTTCCTTGCCTGGCTCGAAAATTTCAGGCTGCCCGAATACGAGCTTTCCAGGCGCGACGGCCAGTATGAACTCACCTTTGGCGGACCGTGGATGTACACGACGCTGTGGGAAATCCCGGCGCTTGCCATCATCAACGAGTTGCGCTCACGCGCCGCGATGCGGGCTTTGGGCCCCTTCGCGCTCGATGTGCTCTATGCCCGCGCCAAGGCCAAGATGTGGGCCAAGACCGAGCGGCTCAAGGCGCTGCCCGGCATCCGCATTTCGGATTTCGGCACGCGCCGCCGCCACTCCTTCCTGTGGCAGCGCTGGTGCGTCGAGGCACTTAAGGAAGGCATCGGCGATGCCTTCACCGGCACCTCCAATGTGCTGCTGGCCATGGACAACGACCTCGAAGCGCTCGGCACCAACGCGCATGAATTGCCGATGGTGTTCGCCGCACTCGCCAATTCTGAAAAGGAATTGAAGCAGTCGCCCTACAAGGTGCTGCAGGACTGGCAGCGCTACTATGGCGGCAATCTGCTGATCGTGTTGCCCGACGCCTTCGGCACGGCTTCGTTCCTGCGCGATGCGCCGGACTGGGTCGCCGACTGGACCGGCTTCCGTCCCGACAGCGCGCCGCCGATCGAGGGCGGCGAGAAGATCATTTCCTGGTGGCGCGAGAAGGGCAGGGATCCGCTGCAGAAGCTGCTCATCTTCTCCGACGGCCTCGAGGTGGAAACCATCGAGGAAACCTATCGACACTTCAAGGGCAAGGTGCGAATGTCCTTCGGCTGGGGCACCAATCTCACCAATGATTTCGAGGGCTGCGCGCCGACCGAAACCAACAGGCTGGACGCCATATCGCTGGTGTGCAAGGTCACCGAGGCCAATGGCCGGCCGGCGGTCAAGCTTTCCGACAATCCGGCCAAGGCCACCGGCGACGAAAAAGAGATCGAACGCTACCTGCGAATCTTCGGGGAAAAGGATCGCGTAAAGCAATTGGTCAAGGTGTGA
- a CDS encoding ABC transporter ATP-binding protein, whose protein sequence is MTEVPSKALTISGLDCFYGAVQVLYGLDLVLNKGEVLCLFGRNGAGKTTTLKAIMGLVPASAGSIRLSDQELTGLPAHEVPKAGVAYVPQGRRLFAEMTVAENIEIGLMARGKGKAVRENVLDLFPLLRQQLRQRSGTLSGGEQQMLAMARALCLEPQVLLLDEPTEGLMPSMIAKIRETVSKLRDMGVSTILVEQRVDAVLSVADRVAFIENGRNRETVDVEELRADPSAVRRYVGVG, encoded by the coding sequence ATGACCGAGGTACCATCAAAGGCGTTGACCATCTCCGGGCTCGATTGCTTTTATGGCGCGGTCCAGGTTCTCTACGGCCTCGATCTTGTGCTCAACAAGGGCGAAGTGCTCTGCCTGTTCGGCCGCAACGGCGCCGGCAAGACGACCACGCTGAAAGCGATCATGGGACTGGTTCCGGCAAGCGCCGGCTCGATCAGGCTCTCTGACCAGGAATTGACCGGCCTGCCGGCGCATGAGGTGCCGAAGGCCGGCGTCGCCTACGTGCCGCAAGGCAGGCGGCTGTTCGCCGAGATGACGGTGGCCGAAAACATCGAGATCGGCCTGATGGCGCGCGGCAAGGGCAAGGCCGTGCGGGAAAACGTCCTCGACCTTTTTCCATTGCTGCGCCAGCAGTTGAGGCAACGCTCAGGCACCTTGTCCGGCGGCGAACAGCAGATGCTGGCCATGGCGCGTGCGCTCTGCCTCGAACCGCAGGTGCTGCTGCTCGACGAGCCGACCGAAGGGCTGATGCCGTCGATGATCGCCAAGATACGCGAGACGGTGTCGAAGCTGCGCGACATGGGTGTCTCGACCATTTTGGTCGAGCAGCGGGTCGATGCCGTGCTGTCGGTCGCCGACCGCGTCGCGTTCATCGAGAACGGCCGCAACCGCGAGACGGTCGATGTCGAGGAGCTGCGCGCCGACCCTTCGGCGGTTCGCCGCTATGTCGGCGTGGGTTGA
- the pncA gene encoding bifunctional nicotinamidase/pyrazinamidase codes for MADEALVVIDLQNDFCPGGALAVAGGDEIVPLVNDMIRRTEHVVLTQDWHPAGHSSFASSHPGSQPFTTIDMPYGQQTLWPDHCIQGSLGSDFHSGLAWTKAELVIRKGFRPAIDSYSAFFENDRATPTGLAGYLRERGIDTLTLVGLATDFCVAFSALDAVSQGFKTTVRLDACRAIDLNGSLETMLQRMRDAGVTLEDHLSD; via the coding sequence ATGGCCGACGAAGCGCTTGTTGTCATCGACCTGCAAAACGACTTCTGCCCGGGCGGCGCCCTGGCGGTCGCCGGTGGCGATGAGATCGTGCCGCTCGTCAACGATATGATCCGCCGTACCGAGCATGTCGTGTTGACCCAGGACTGGCACCCCGCCGGCCATTCGAGCTTTGCCTCCAGCCATCCCGGTTCGCAGCCTTTCACGACGATCGACATGCCCTATGGCCAGCAGACGCTGTGGCCGGATCATTGCATCCAGGGCAGCCTGGGCTCGGATTTCCATTCCGGTCTCGCCTGGACAAAGGCCGAGCTCGTCATCCGCAAGGGATTTCGACCGGCCATCGACAGCTATTCGGCCTTCTTCGAGAACGACAGGGCAACGCCGACCGGCCTTGCCGGCTATCTGCGCGAGCGCGGCATCGACACGCTGACCCTGGTCGGGCTGGCGACCGACTTTTGCGTTGCCTTTTCAGCGCTGGATGCCGTCAGCCAAGGGTTCAAGACCACCGTGCGGCTCGATGCCTGTCGCGCTATCGATCTCAATGGTTCGCTCGAGACGATGCTGCAGCGAATGCGCGATGCCGGCGTGACGCTTGAAGACCATTTGTCGGACTGA